Below is a window of Lagenorhynchus albirostris chromosome 11, mLagAlb1.1, whole genome shotgun sequence DNA.
ttgctggaccccacccccaaaatttttgattcagaaggtctgggacccaagaatttgcatttctaacatgttCCCAGGTGATGATGCTAATCTgaggaccatactttgagaataATGGATCTGATTCTCCTTGATCTTCCTTAGGGCTTCCTCCTTCACCcccttaatttttctaaaaatgtgttaATTAAAATCTGAGATTTCCATGTGAGATAGATATGagagatttatatttatttattcttggaaGCTTACTACTCTATTAAATTAGAAAGCAACATCTCCCCTTTATATCTCTATTCATTACTTTTGTcagtggtgattttttttttcttagaaaaatatcaCCTGGTTCTTTTAATTACTGTATTGCTACATAACAGACTTTTTTACGTAGTGATAATCAGTAGATGTTtgttaaagaaagaaggaaatggtgaATTTTGCTGTatgtttacaattttatttaagttttgtgattatgtttaataaataaataagttggcTTGTGAAGAAACAACTCCTTTAAGTCTATAGCATTTCTTTATCTATGTCTTTCTTAATAAAGCTTCATTgttttaagacttaaaaaaaagaaaaatatcacctGGAAGTaggttagaaatgcacaacctcagGCCTCATCTcaaacctgctgaatcagaatctgtattttaacacagTCCCCAAGTGATTTAGCACCGGGAATCATGTTAAAGTGAGAAACAGTGCTTTAGAATATGTTTGACCTTTTTCCCAAAGTGACCTAAAACTCTAACGTTAATCTGATAGACTCCTGAAGATCTCCAGCTTCTGTCTTTGGGCAGTGCCTCTTAGCTGATGATACTCTCGTCAAGTCTAGTTCCTTATTTCTGTGAAGTTTCCTCCATTTTTCACCATGGGTTCTGGGCTCTATGCAAGTGTGAGGAACATCTGAGTCTACGCTCTTGGAGGAAGGTTGTCCACAGGGCCTGCTTTGTTTTCCAAATTAAGTTATATTCCCAGAAAGCCACTCAAGATTTTTGCTGAGCAGTTTGATAGTATTCATTACAACTTTAAATGCGTGTATACTTCGTGTAGCACTCTTAGGTATCTGCCCAAGGGAAATACTTGTACAATGCACAAAGAAGTATATGTTATATTGCTAGTCACAGCATTGTATATAAgagtaaaaaactggaaacaacttaaatgtctatcTGTAAGGGAACTGATTAAGAATCTATGGTACATCCGTATGCAGCAGTGAAACATTTCTTAACATACTGACATAGAAGGAGTTCAAAGATATGTTAagttaaaagaaagcaaatagcaGAATAGGTACAGGAAAGCTTGTCACAGGCTATACtctggatgaactttgaggacattgtGGGAAgtgaaacaaatcagtcacaaaaagacaaatgccatatgatttcacatatatgaaGTATCTAGAATAGTGAAACTCATggaaacaaaaagtagaatagtggttgccagggtttacagggaggaggaaatgggagttatttaatgggtatagagtttcagtttcgcAAGATGAAAATTTCTGGaggttggttgcacaacaatgtgaatatacttaacaccactgaactgtatactttaaaatggttaagatgataaattttatgtgtatgttattaccattaaaaattttttattaaaaataaaatttaaaaaattttaatctaaagaaccagtttagggcttccctggtggcgcagtggttgagagtctgcctgccaatgcaggggacacgagttcgtgccctggtccgggaagatcccacatgccgcggagcggctgggcccgtgagccatggccgctgagcctgcgcgtccggagcctgtgctctgcaacgggagaggccacaacagtgagaggcccgcgtaccgcaaaaaaaaaaaaacaaaaaaaacacaaaacagtttAGAGCTGACCTAAGTTATCAGAGACCAAAAAGTAAAGCATTTTGGTAGGAAGCTATCATTATCAACTCTGATGAATACCACTGTATGGGCAGTAAAATGTATATGAATCATAAAGTACGTCCAGTCTCTGTCAGCTGCTGACATGGTGTATCGTTTGCTAGTGATGGAATGGAttaaatgaaggaaaactaacaAGAATTTCATCCGTACACTCTTCCCGGGTGTCCTGAAGCTTCAGAAATATGAAAAGATTGCTGGTCAGGATGAGCCTGGCTGGCATAATAAGCCTGCTTGTCCTTTAAGACTTTTCGTTCCTATTCATTCTGTCCTTCAAGTCACCTTTCTGGCTCATTTGCATCACGATCATGGTTAGCAATTTATCCCATGTTTACCACTCTTCCAGTGAAGCTGTCTGTTTCAATTCCCCACTAGCTTCTGATTTTCATAGCAGTCTCCTGGTTTATAAGCTTCTTATCAAATGTGAATTGTTTatcttatttcacttttattattgCCTTTAGTGGTGGCAACAGCATTTTATTAGGTTGCCTCTTGTCCTCATAATATATTCAGAATGTGCTTAACCATTTAATTTCCCTTCTTTAACCAGGCTTCTTAAAATTTGGGGCTCAGCCTGGACATTTTGCAGAACATAAGGATAGTTGTACACGTTCAGAGAAACTTCTCTAGTTTCTATTCAAACTATTGAAATGGTCCCTAAAAGTATAGTCTTCTAAGGGTACTTTTAAATAGCGTGATATAGGTTAGGGGCTTTCTTTCACACAGCAGCCCCTTTAAGGTATCTGCATTTGTCTTAATAACTTCGGGTTCTCTTTTTGCAGATTATTCTACTTTTTTATCTGGCCAGTTTGATAATCACTAGGTTAAAGaattctctgtctttctctcattATGTtccaaaatatgaaaagtaaaaccACCGATCTGGTAAAGGTATTGGTTTCATTTGAGAGGTAACTAGATTAACCAAGATCAGGAACTACTTATAGAAGTACATTAAAGCAGACAGACGAAAAAGAAATCTATCAATGAATATTTCTCAAGCTTCCATAGAACGTATAACTGATATAGAGCAATGCTTACCAACTCTTTTCATGTCATAGCATACTAGTAAATAGGGATGCTAGTGTAGGGGATTAACTACCCTCAACTTACCCTAGGACTGGTTGGGGAATAGGGGACACGCATGCAATGGACCCCCACGGCAGTGTATCAGTACACTGTCCATTCCAACCTTCAACATACTGGCTGGGAAGCTCTGGTTGAACTAGCTAGAGATAAGAATGACCCTGAattagcacttttttttctttttggctgtgttgggtcttcgttgctgtgcgtgggctttctctagttgtggcgagcgggggctactctttgttgtggtgcgcgggcttctcattgcggtggcttctcgttgtggagcacggactctaggcacacgggcttcagtaattgcagcacacgggctcagtagttgcggcacacaggccctacagcatgtgggcttcagtagtttgggcatgcaggctcagtagttgtggctcgcgggctctagagcgcaggttcggtagttgtggtgcacaggcttagttgctctgcagcacatgggatcttcccggaccagggctcgaacccgtgttctctACACCGGCagacagactcttaaccactgcgtcaccacgCAAGTCCTATGACACTGAATTAGcacttttagaaaaggaaaagatgtttcatttaatttttttgtttataataaGGGTAACcaacaatgaaaacaacaataTTCATGTACAACCAAATCTGAACCAAGACCCCACCCCATGACTGCTGGTTTTGCTGGACTTAATGAAGATTCGATGATAACGCAGTTTTATCTTCTCacagttacatttttattttcagatgtttagtcaccctttcaaaaaaaaagtccaagcCGTCGTTAGGCTGTCTTGTTGAACTCTTACAGATTCTGTTGAAAAAATCCAGTGTGCCGGGGATGCTGAAGTTTTACAAGGGCCTGTTAAGCTTTATACTTaccctgtttttctctctttcagtcgATACCCTGGACCCTGAAAAGCTGTTACAATGCCCCTATGATAAAAACCACCAGATCAGGGCCTGCAGGTTTCCTTATCATCTTATCAAGTGCAGAAAGGTAgggtattattttcttaatttgccCTGTGATGCCCTCCTGAGttctttttaaaagccaaatttTGTAACTATCAAATAATTTTAGCATAAATGTTTTAACTGAATGCCAGAATTGCTTTGGGTTAAATACcaatatttatagaaaagaatttgtttatttcttggatatgtaagttttttcttattttggttttCCCCCCACTAGTGACAGAGCATCCTTCATAAACAGCTTCTCAAGAATCTTCGCAGCCTTTGTAAAGAGGAAACACTAATTTTTGCTAGCAGTGAGAAATCCCTCTTGCCTTGTGAATTTGATGTGTTCATTGTCCTGATAAGGATTGAGTATTGTAATAcacttatttctgatttttttgtttgtttgtttagaaatTTTAGAGAAGTTGAACAGCTAGAGGTTAACCCAAGAAAAGATCATTCCTAAAAATAACTTTCTCCAAGTTTCAACAGTAAgcatctttgggggaaaaaaaaccagctcaaagatttttttttcctctggtcaCCCTTTTGTAGACTTAGCTGATGTAAGCTAGTTTAATGCTGATATATTAATTGAGGCAGTTTGAAAGGATTGTTAGAATATAGATGTCAGATACAGAGGCCAAAGTTCTGCCAGGATTTATGcttggaaaacaattttaatatttaatctaaACCTGCATACAATTCAAGTATGCATTAACATTCTTCAAAGGATGTTTCTCTTGCAGTCCTGGAGGCATGATTATAATGCCATTGTTGATTATTTCTCAGCTCCTTTTAATCTCTAGAGCAAGGATTCCTTAAGGTTGAACCTGGGCAATATGGACTAGCAAATACTACCACAACTTCCTCCCCTAGGCTCTCAAAAATGTTCCAAGGATAAAGGTTGGGAAAGGGGTCCAAGTGGTAAGAAGACATTGTCATAACTCCCCTATTCTAATGCTCTTAATCTTCAGCTACAAAACCTTTGCATTCGAATGCCTGATATCCCTTACAAAAATCATGGAGATACCTGCCCTCACAATTTTCTCCATCCCCTATATTTTTCCACCCTTCTCCCCACtttacattatttttacttttttgagtatCATTTATGATATATCTTTTGCTTCTCCTAATAAATTTCTTAATTGCTGGTAAACTTACCATAAGATTTGGGTGatattaaacattttgttttgttttcttgttttgtattaaaataaagaacttgGTCAGCAGAGTTGTCTATCATTTGGACTTTTCCTTAGTGAAATAGCTGAAATAAAGGTCAAATTGTTCAGAGCCTCATTTCAGGCATCATTACTTTAAATAAGCGTTCCTGTGTTAGTCTGAAAAATCATTGGGTTTGCCTCTTCTGCAGCTCCCTTCCAACAGCTGTTTTCCTGCACTATTGTACTGCAGTAGCAGGGGCACTACTGCAATGCAGACTAAGTGTGTTTTAGTGTTGCTGTTCGTCCTGAATATCAGCTCTCAAAGATGTCCAGAGAGCTCTACCATTACAGGCTGTGCTGCCTGAATCTTGTGACCCTGAGAAGTAAACGGGGTGAAGATATGTTTCAAATACCCCATCCTAAATTCACTGCTTACTTCCATACAAGCCACTTTAACCCCAGTATCTGTGTTGTCAGTCTTTATAATCATAACAAAGAGGCTTAGCTTTTGATGATTCTGAGGTAATGTCTCTATGGTCCATATGAGTGATAAATAATTCCCTCTTAATGTTCTACTATGAGTTTACCTACCAAGTTAAGCCACAAGTTTATTGACGGacccctttaatttttttcacagaatCATCCTGACATCGCAAACAAACTGGCTACTTGTCCCTTCAATGCTCGCCATCAGGTTCCTCGGGCTGAAATCAGTCATCATATCTCAAGCTGTGATGACAAAAGCTGTATTGAGCAGGATGTAGGTAAGACTGACTAGCTAAATGTTTCAGTGTTGGAGGTTAGCCCCTTCAAATTTATATGATGCTACGTTATCACCTTGATTTTGGCTTTCATCATTTCAGAAGAACAATGGTTTTCTgcctttgagatttttattttagcagCAAAAGGTTGTCAGGTTGTGTTTGTCAGACTGCTTTCTCTTCTGAACAACCTGATTTCATTTTGCTAATAATtcatctaaaaatgaaaattcttttaTTACCATAAATATGGCAAACATCTTtgtttctgcttctctttcttgTCTTCTGTTGGCAAGGGGATAAGACCTCTCTGTTTAGCTTTCATCCCATCCATTTTTCAGAAACAAAGACCCTGCAACCTTTTAAGCCACTAACCCCTTTAAACATAATAACTTGGCAGTGTTCCCTTGTTAAGTCAGAATCTCTATCGTCTTGCAGTCAGCCAAACCAGGAACCTTGGACAAGAGGCTCTGGCTGAGAGCACATGGCAGTGCCCTCCTTGCGATGAAGACTGGGATAAAGGTGAAATGCTTCTACATCTTTTTCTTCACAATGTCAAAATCTCAAGTCATTTGCTTTAGACAGAAggaagattttccttttttatgaacATACCATGTTGTTCAGAAtgacttgttatttttattgggCCCCAATACAAGCACATATTTCTCTCTGTGCAGACAGGTGGAACAGCCTATCCCTCTTGATTGGAAAAAGCACTTCTTTACAtctgtttttttccataaattgTGTTGTACCATCTGTGTTTGGTTGCTACTAggcacatttattattatttatgtcacTTGTGTTTATATCCTTCAATTAAATTCTTGCTACTCTGTCACTTAGGCCAGGTACTTGATCAGTTATTACTTGCTTCTCTAAacttatgtttattatttctcatcTTACAAATTCAACTAGCATGAATTGGTGTTTTACCTAGTAGTACCACAAACCATGTTTTGCTTCCTTTGGCAGATTTGTGGGAACAGACCAGCACCCCATTTGTCTGGGGCGAAGCCAACTACTGTGGCAACAACAGGTAAATGAAAGGGTCTCATTCCCACCTTTTCCTCCCAGAATCACAGTGCTCTGTTACCAATAGAAGCCACCAAAGCATGTATTGACCTCTTTCCTTGATGATGTTACTTGGTGGTAATTTAGTCTAGATATagttttggtggggttttttccttatttattccttGATTCATAAAAAGGTCACATGCTTTGTGTTAATTACCACGGGAACACAAAAATACTAGCTTATAGTCTAGTAAGGGAGACAGTGGCGCCAGCCATTCTTATGTCTTAGTTGGAGTTTTTGCTAAGTTCACATTATTTTAATGCTTTGAAAAAATTCTCTAGCTATACCACATGTATCATTTTTACTCTGGGTAACTAGTGTCTAAGGAAAAAGTAATCttaaaagttctatttttttaataaatttattttatttatttattatttttggctgcgttgggtcttcgttgctgtgtgcaggctttctctagttgcagcgagcgggggctactcttcgttgtggtgcacgggcttctcattgcaacggcttctcttgttgcagagcacaggctctaggcgcgcaggcttcagtagttgtggctcgcgggcttcagtagttgtggcacgcaggctcagtagttgtggcttgtgggctctagagctcaggctcagtagctgtagcgcacaggcttagttgctccgcggcatgtgggatcttcctggaccagggcttgaacctgtgtcccctgcattggcaggtggatttttaaccactgcgccaccagggaaacccagaagtTCTTGACTTGAGATTGGGCAATCCATAATACCAAATGGGTAGGAAAGAAAACGCATCTCTTCTTCCCACTGATTTTGTATCTAATTTAAACCTCTTAAGATTTTTCATTACTATTTGATCTTCAAACCTTAAaagattccctggcagtccagtggttaggactccgtgctttcactgacgagggcacaggttcaatccctggttggggaactaagatcccataagctgcgtGGCAAAAAAAGATCATGTTTCAAACCCAAATGAGAATATTTCTGGATTAGAAAATGAAGGAATTAGATGctagacttcatttttttcttcaaatagaacacttatcaatttttattttttagctcctGAAGTCAGTTATAATAAATGTATCTTAGTCTGTGTATGCACTGAGATAGAAAAACTTAAAGATGAATTCCATTggtacaattttaattttatctcagTTCTGTGAGATTTGTTGCCTTTAGTTTGGTTGtcttggcattttattttatctcttttatctGTTGAGTTCATGAGCCTGTCATACAACTGAACAGTAGATGGCATTGCTGTTTATCTCAatttctggaaaatgaaaatggTTAGACTCATCTTAATGCCTGTACAGAAGAGTGAGCTTTCCAGAGAAGCTGGTAATCATTCTCATTGTGAGAATGTTTTGATGGAAATGTGTTTACATTTCAGAATGTAGGTTGTTGTTTTcccccaaattacaaaaaacacATTTGATTGTCTTGTGTGTGCCTGCCTGAAGAATACATATAGTcaaattcatctttctttttgcaGCCCCGCAAGCAACATAGTTATGGAA
It encodes the following:
- the GTSF1 gene encoding gametocyte-specific factor 1, translated to MEETYIDTLDPEKLLQCPYDKNHQIRACRFPYHLIKCRKNHPDIANKLATCPFNARHQVPRAEISHHISSCDDKSCIEQDVVSQTRNLGQEALAESTWQCPPCDEDWDKDLWEQTSTPFVWGEANYCGNNSPASNIVMEHKSNLASGMRVPKSLPYVLPWKNSK